From a single Osmerus mordax isolate fOsmMor3 chromosome 6, fOsmMor3.pri, whole genome shotgun sequence genomic region:
- the lenep gene encoding lens epithelial cell protein LEP503 — protein sequence MHPQRPLPQAMPSSFGQNLRDMAMGLGRGKNFLGGNIAYGFIQSFKECLYFLLCCWCIKEILD from the coding sequence ATGCACCCCCAGCGCCCTCTCCCCCAGGCCATGCCCTCCTCGTTTGGGCAGAACCTTCGTGACATGGCCATGGGCCTCGGCCGAGGCAAGAACTTCCTGGGAGGGAACATCGCCTACGGCTTCATCCAATCCTTCAAGGAGTGCCTGTATTTCCTCCTCTGCTGCTGGTGCATCAAAGAGATCCTGgactga